Proteins encoded within one genomic window of Suricata suricatta isolate VVHF042 chromosome 17, meerkat_22Aug2017_6uvM2_HiC, whole genome shotgun sequence:
- the SPOP gene encoding speckle-type POZ protein, with the protein MSRVPSPPPPAEMSSGPVAESWCYTQIKVVKFSYMWTINNFSFCREEMGEVIKSSTFSSGANDKLKWCLRVNPKGLDEESKDYLSLYLLLVSCPKSEVRAKFKFSILNAKGEETKAMESQRAYRFVQGKDWGFKKFIRRDFLLDEANGLLPDDKLTLFCEVSVVQDSVNISGQNTMNMVKVPECRLADELGGLWENSRFTDCCLCVAGQEFQAHKAILAARSPVFSAMFEHEMEESKKNRVEINDVEPEVFKEMMCFIYTGKAPNLDKMADDLLAAADKYALERLKVMCEDALCSNLSVENAAEILILADLHSADQLKTQAVDFINYHASEVLETSGWKSMVVSHPHLVAEAYRSLASAQCPFLGPPRKRLKQS; encoded by the exons ATGTCAAGGGTCCCAAGTCCTCCACCTCCGGCAGAAATGTCGAGTGGCCCCGTAGCTGAAAGCTGGTGCTACACACAG ATCAAGGTAGTGAAATTCTCCTACATGTGGACCATCAATAACTTTAGCTTTTGCCGGGAGGAAATGGGCGAAGTCATTAAAAGTTCCACCTTTTCATCAGGAGCCAATGATAAACTGAAATG GTGTTTGCGAGTGAACCCAAAAGGGCTAGATGAAGAAAGCAAAGATTACCTGTCACTTTACCTGTTACTGGTCAGCTGTCCAAAGAGTGAAGTTCGAGCAAAGTTCAAATTCTCCATCCTGAATGCCAAGGGAGAGGAAACCAAAGCTATGG AGAGCCAGCGGGCCTACAGGTTTGTGCAAGGCAAGGACTGGGGATTCAAAAAATTCATCCGCAGAGACTTTCTCTTGGATGAGGCCAATGGGCTTCTCCCTGATGACAAGCTTACCCTTTTCTGTGAG GTGAGTGTGGTGCAAGATTCCGTCAACATTTCTGGACAGAACACGATGAATATGGTGAAGGTCCCCGAGTGCCGGCTGGCCGACGAGCTGGGGGGACTGTGGGAGAACTCCCGGTTCACAGACTGCTGTCTGTGCGTCGCCGGCCAGGAGTTCCAGGCGCACAAAGCTATCTTGGCAG CTCGTTCTCCAGTTTTTAGTGCCATGTTTGAACATGAAATGGAGGAGAGCAAAAAG AATCGGGTTGAAATCAATGACGTGGAGCCTGAAGTTTTTAAGGAAATGATGTGCTTCATTTACACGGGGAAGGCTCCGAACCTCGACAAAATGGCAGATGACTTGCTGGCAGCCGCTGACAAG TATGCCCTGGAGCGTTTGAAGGTCATGTGTGAGGATGCCCTGTGCAGTAACCTCTCCGTGGAGAACGCCGCAGAGATCCTCATCCTGGCTGACCTCCACAGCGCCGACCAGCTGAAAACTCAGGCGGTGGATTTCATCAACTA TCATGCTTCGGAAGTCTTGGAAACCTCTGGGTGGAAGTCCATGGTGGTGTCACATCCCCACTTGGTGGCTGAAGCGTACCGCTCTCTGGCTTCGGCACAGTGCCCTTTTCTGGGACCCCCACGCAAGCGCCTGAAGCAGTCCTAA